From the Kitasatospora viridis genome, one window contains:
- a CDS encoding Dabb family protein: MIRHLVLFKLHEGIAKDDPRALAAAEGFVGLDKEIPVLLEWQTGWNFSPRDVAYDYAINSLVADEDALKAYATHPAHVAAAQRMLEIATLVVADFEV; the protein is encoded by the coding sequence GTGATCCGCCACCTGGTCCTGTTCAAGCTGCACGAGGGCATCGCCAAGGACGACCCGCGCGCGCTGGCCGCCGCCGAGGGCTTCGTCGGCCTCGACAAGGAGATCCCGGTCCTGCTGGAGTGGCAGACCGGCTGGAACTTCAGCCCGCGCGACGTCGCCTACGACTACGCGATCAACAGCCTGGTCGCCGACGAGGACGCGCTGAAGGCCTACGCCACCCATCCGGCGCACGTGGCCGCCGCCCAGCGGATGCTGGAGATCGCCACCCTGGTGGTCGCGGACTTCGAGGTCTGA
- a CDS encoding C40 family peptidase gives MKIATGPALIGFEERIGDLPAPQRCGCGPCRSRAALLALRQQRASARAGRIPPLALTVRGACLATTVLSGAGVLGLGAGVAHAEPAPSHAGWDGSRYWFKNAAGEWRYTSHYDVYLSRTGQTDQQSQQSQQSQQSQADDGSGMKQGWDGSVYWFKNAAGEWRYTSHYDVYLSRTGQTDQQSQQSQQSQQSQADDGSGMKQGWDGSVYWFKNAAGEWRYTSHYDIYLSRTQSQQPTTPSPTGTSSSTNSTEPAIAYALAQLGKPYVWGGDGPDGFDCSGLVQQAYRRAGIDLPRVADDQYAATTPISPAQLRRGDLIFWSDNGRASGIHHVAIYLGDNQYLEAPRPGKNVRISTLNSGYYPTQLGRP, from the coding sequence ATGAAGATAGCCACCGGCCCCGCGTTGATCGGCTTCGAGGAGCGGATCGGCGACCTGCCGGCGCCCCAGCGCTGCGGCTGCGGCCCGTGCCGCTCGCGGGCGGCGCTGCTGGCGCTCCGTCAGCAGCGGGCGTCGGCCCGGGCCGGCCGAATACCGCCGCTGGCCCTGACGGTCCGTGGGGCCTGCCTGGCCACCACGGTGCTCTCCGGGGCCGGCGTGCTCGGCCTCGGCGCGGGCGTCGCGCACGCCGAGCCGGCCCCCAGCCACGCGGGGTGGGACGGCTCGCGCTACTGGTTCAAGAACGCGGCCGGTGAGTGGCGCTACACCAGCCATTACGACGTCTACCTGAGCCGCACGGGTCAGACGGATCAGCAGTCGCAGCAGTCCCAGCAGTCCCAGCAGTCGCAGGCCGATGACGGCAGCGGGATGAAGCAGGGCTGGGACGGTTCGGTCTACTGGTTCAAGAACGCGGCGGGCGAGTGGCGCTACACCAGCCATTACGACGTCTACCTGAGCCGGACCGGTCAGACGGATCAGCAGTCGCAGCAGTCCCAACAGTCCCAGCAGTCGCAGGCCGATGACGGCAGCGGGATGAAGCAGGGCTGGGACGGTTCGGTCTACTGGTTCAAGAACGCGGCGGGCGAGTGGCGCTACACCAGCCACTACGACATCTACCTGAGCCGCACCCAGTCCCAGCAACCGACCACCCCGTCGCCCACCGGTACCAGCAGCAGTACCAACAGCACCGAACCCGCCATCGCCTACGCCCTCGCCCAGCTGGGCAAGCCGTACGTCTGGGGCGGCGACGGGCCGGACGGCTTCGACTGCTCGGGCCTGGTCCAGCAGGCGTACCGCCGGGCCGGGATCGACCTGCCCCGGGTGGCCGACGACCAGTACGCGGCCACCACCCCGATCAGCCCGGCCCAGCTGCGCCGCGGCGACCTGATCTTCTGGTCCGACAACGGCCGCGCCTCCGGCATCCACCACGTGGCCATCTACCTGGGCGACAACCAGTACCTGGAGGCCCCGCGCCCGGGCAAGAACGTCCGCATCTCCACCCTGAACAGCGGCTACTACCCGACCCAGCTGGGCCGCCCGTAA
- a CDS encoding DUF6917 domain-containing protein — translation MIPRPLAGTAPTGRQLAGSQEDGAKRAVAGELVKVLVHRREDRGMTVEPYASRCVRAGELHELVTTDVADGAPGTRVDRVGFLGFTEISRAGVIDRGDTVWIGGRPVGTVLGFDACHFPNHYNILISTGEPVTGEELGLAPEAEVRFTQR, via the coding sequence ATGATCCCCCGCCCGCTGGCTGGCACCGCACCGACGGGCCGTCAGCTCGCCGGCAGTCAGGAGGACGGCGCCAAGCGCGCGGTGGCCGGCGAGCTGGTCAAGGTGCTGGTGCACCGCCGGGAGGACCGGGGGATGACGGTGGAGCCGTACGCCAGCCGGTGCGTGCGGGCGGGCGAGCTGCACGAGCTGGTCACCACCGACGTGGCGGACGGCGCCCCGGGCACCCGGGTGGACCGGGTCGGCTTCCTGGGCTTCACCGAGATCTCCCGGGCCGGCGTGATCGACCGGGGCGACACGGTCTGGATCGGCGGGCGGCCGGTCGGCACCGTGCTCGGCTTCGACGCCTGCCACTTCCCGAACCACTACAACATCCTGATCAGCACCGGGGAGCCGGTGACCGGTGAGGAGCTGGGGCTGGCCCCGGAGGCCGAGGTGCGCTTCACCCAGCGTTAG
- a CDS encoding SPFH domain-containing protein: protein MDVPRDPDRRTPAGATPLPKKTPLPERPEKQQTAQTSGESTELLVLPAPTQPGLKHPQPVDSRTESTATSRRPPKTDPDLKERPALTLPGWVALLAILLAAGSVLVVLSRAGVLPILSGVPDLRTAAAREAGGAVVTGWMLAAVTVAGLAALVALTGLLANRSGETRVLSRWGRYRGTVRRAGLLWVNPMLRRRRVDVRLRHWRSEPVQVTDRAGMPIVVRLLVVWRIKDTARAVFVVADYEDYLREQIHAVLTRTASTLPCDSNAAPGPALRDGQWFGDELSRALAAEAAPAGLEVFSVQPLALDYAPEVAESMRRRRLADLDAGLRTVLVDDAVEAAALAVRRLERATAHELDEAARSALMEQLLVAFVAPAGVASALTGTVPAPVARAVARNGTARKEGNLA from the coding sequence ATGGACGTCCCCCGCGACCCCGACCGCCGCACTCCCGCCGGGGCGACCCCCCTGCCGAAGAAGACCCCGTTGCCGGAGAGGCCGGAGAAGCAGCAGACAGCGCAGACGTCGGGGGAGTCGACCGAGCTGCTGGTGCTGCCCGCGCCGACCCAGCCCGGACTGAAGCATCCACAGCCTGTGGACAGTCGCACCGAGTCGACGGCGACCTCCCGGCGACCGCCGAAGACGGATCCGGACCTGAAGGAGCGCCCGGCCCTCACCCTGCCCGGCTGGGTCGCGCTGCTCGCGATCCTGCTGGCGGCGGGGTCGGTGCTGGTGGTGCTGTCCCGGGCCGGGGTGCTGCCGATCCTCAGCGGGGTGCCGGACCTGCGGACGGCGGCGGCGCGGGAGGCCGGCGGTGCCGTGGTGACCGGCTGGATGCTGGCCGCCGTCACGGTGGCGGGGCTGGCCGCGCTGGTCGCGCTGACCGGCCTGCTGGCCAACCGTTCCGGCGAGACCCGGGTGCTCAGCCGCTGGGGCCGGTACCGGGGCACGGTGCGGCGGGCCGGTCTGCTCTGGGTCAACCCGATGCTGCGCCGGCGCCGGGTGGACGTCCGGCTGCGGCACTGGCGCAGCGAGCCGGTGCAGGTGACCGACCGGGCGGGGATGCCGATCGTGGTCCGGCTGCTGGTGGTCTGGCGGATCAAGGACACGGCCCGGGCGGTGTTCGTGGTCGCCGACTACGAGGACTACCTGCGCGAGCAGATCCACGCCGTGCTCACCCGCACCGCCAGCACCCTGCCCTGCGACAGCAACGCCGCCCCCGGTCCCGCGCTGCGGGACGGGCAGTGGTTCGGCGACGAGCTGAGCCGCGCACTGGCCGCCGAGGCGGCGCCGGCCGGCCTGGAGGTCTTCTCGGTGCAGCCGCTGGCCCTGGACTACGCGCCCGAGGTGGCCGAGTCGATGCGCCGGCGCCGGCTCGCCGACCTGGACGCGGGCCTGCGCACGGTGCTGGTGGACGACGCGGTGGAGGCGGCCGCCCTGGCGGTGCGCCGACTGGAGCGCGCCACCGCCCACGAGTTGGACGAGGCGGCCCGCAGCGCCCTGATGGAGCAGCTGCTGGTCGCGTTCGTCGCGCCCGCCGGGGTGGCGAGCGCGCTGACCGGTACCGTCCCGGCGCCGGTGGCCCGCGCGGTCGCCCGCAACGGGACGGCCCGCAAGGAAGGGAACCTCGCATGA
- a CDS encoding aldo/keto reductase yields the protein MTDTAHLIPERVRLGRSELAVHPFSLGGNVFGWTADRDASFAVLDAYTAAGGNFIDTADVYSVWAPGHQGGESETIIGEWVRERGNRDSVLIASKVGAHPAALGLGAANIRSATEDSLRRLGVETIDLLYTHKDDPEVPVEEIVSTLDQLVREGKVRAVAASNISAERLTAALEFSAKEGLARYEALQPHYNLLSRDTYEGPLAEVAAAHGIGVVPYAALAGGFLTGKYRPGGPSVPSPRAEGATKRLADPRALRVLEAVEQVAAAHGVQPSSVATAWLAAQPTVVAPIASARTPEQLVPLLTGARLVLTAEQLELLDAASA from the coding sequence ATGACCGATACCGCGCACCTCATTCCGGAACGGGTCCGGCTGGGCCGCTCCGAGCTGGCCGTCCACCCCTTCTCCCTGGGCGGCAACGTCTTCGGCTGGACCGCCGACCGGGACGCCTCCTTCGCCGTGCTGGACGCCTACACCGCCGCCGGCGGCAACTTCATCGACACCGCCGACGTGTACTCGGTCTGGGCCCCGGGCCACCAGGGCGGGGAATCCGAGACGATCATCGGCGAGTGGGTGCGCGAGCGCGGCAACCGCGACTCGGTGCTCATCGCCTCCAAGGTCGGGGCGCACCCGGCGGCCCTCGGGCTCGGCGCCGCCAACATCCGCTCGGCCACCGAGGACTCGCTGCGCCGCCTCGGCGTGGAGACCATCGACCTGCTCTACACCCACAAGGACGACCCGGAGGTGCCGGTCGAGGAGATCGTCTCGACCCTGGACCAGCTGGTGCGGGAGGGCAAGGTCCGGGCCGTCGCCGCCTCCAACATCTCGGCCGAGCGGCTCACCGCCGCGCTGGAGTTCTCCGCGAAGGAGGGCCTGGCCCGGTACGAGGCGCTGCAGCCGCACTACAACCTGCTCTCCCGGGACACCTACGAGGGCCCGCTGGCCGAGGTGGCCGCCGCCCACGGGATCGGCGTGGTGCCCTACGCCGCGCTCGCGGGCGGGTTCCTCACCGGCAAGTACCGGCCGGGCGGCCCGTCCGTGCCGAGCCCGCGGGCCGAGGGCGCGACCAAGCGCCTGGCCGACCCGCGGGCGCTGCGGGTGCTGGAGGCCGTGGAACAGGTGGCCGCCGCGCACGGCGTGCAGCCCTCCTCGGTGGCGACCGCCTGGCTGGCCGCCCAGCCGACCGTGGTCGCGCCGATCGCCAGCGCCCGCACCCCGGAGCAGCTCGTCCCGCTGCTGACGGGGGCTCGGCTGGTGCTGACGGCCGAGCAGCTGGAACTGCTGGACGCCGCCTCCGCCTGA
- a CDS encoding RNA polymerase sigma factor SigF has product MSAEPDGTEIHGASQGTAQAGTAVAEHAPEPGPAAAAPPALDTRTLSRSLFRRLAGTAPGSTEHGYVRDTLIELNLPLVRYAAARFRSRNEPMEDIVQVGTIGLIKAIDRFDPDRGVEFPTFAMPTVVGEIKRFFRDTSWSVRVPRRLQELRLALTKAGDELSQRLDRSPTVAELAVSLGVSEEDVVEGLAVGNAYTASSLDSGPGEEDGDGPLADRLGYEDLALEGVEYRESLKPLLAKLPARERRIIMLRFFGNLTQSQIGEEIGISQMHVSRLLTKTLTQLREGLTAEA; this is encoded by the coding sequence ATGTCCGCAGAGCCGGACGGCACAGAGATCCACGGCGCGAGCCAAGGCACGGCCCAGGCCGGCACGGCGGTCGCCGAGCACGCTCCGGAGCCGGGCCCCGCGGCGGCGGCACCGCCGGCCCTGGACACCCGCACGCTCTCCCGCTCGCTCTTCCGCCGACTGGCCGGCACGGCCCCCGGCAGCACCGAGCACGGCTACGTCCGGGACACCCTGATCGAGCTGAACCTGCCGCTGGTGCGCTACGCGGCCGCCCGGTTCCGCAGCCGCAACGAGCCGATGGAGGACATCGTCCAGGTCGGCACGATCGGCCTGATCAAGGCGATCGACCGGTTCGACCCGGACCGCGGGGTGGAGTTCCCGACCTTCGCGATGCCCACCGTGGTCGGCGAGATCAAGCGGTTCTTCCGGGACACCAGCTGGTCGGTCCGGGTGCCGCGGCGGCTGCAGGAGCTGCGGCTGGCCCTGACCAAGGCCGGCGACGAGCTCTCCCAGCGGCTGGACCGCTCCCCCACCGTCGCCGAACTGGCCGTCAGCCTCGGGGTCAGCGAGGAGGACGTGGTCGAGGGCCTGGCCGTCGGCAACGCCTACACCGCCAGCTCCCTGGACTCCGGCCCGGGCGAGGAGGACGGCGACGGCCCGCTGGCCGACCGGCTCGGCTACGAGGACCTGGCGCTGGAGGGCGTCGAGTACCGCGAGTCGCTCAAGCCGCTGCTGGCCAAGCTGCCGGCCCGGGAGCGGCGGATCATCATGCTCCGGTTCTTCGGCAACCTGACCCAGTCGCAGATCGGCGAGGAGATCGGCATCTCCCAGATGCACGTCTCCCGGCTGCTCACCAAGACCCTCACCCAGCTGCGCGAGGGGCTGACCGCCGAGGCCTGA
- a CDS encoding Gfo/Idh/MocA family protein translates to MTPRRIAVIGLGVISRFYLAAIEADPRFELAAVCDLDDFALTEHRAAGRAVFRDHRTLLADGPALDGAVVTVPNDAHAPVCRDLLAAGVPVCVEKPLATDPVDARELERLAAERGTLLFTAFHRRYNAPLLELLAGLDQPVKHVRVRYFEQIEEHVGRDRWYLDPARCGGGCVADNGPNAFDLVRRCLGEAPLTVTRAEVDRDATGLDREAVIDLVADGARPVRARVELDWSYPGERKDVRLTLADGTVRQADLLAGHPAFKESLWHEYRGILAAFGAALDDPARHRDGGAHALQLVHAAYRLAATTATHTAIRVPQEAR, encoded by the coding sequence ATGACGCCGCGTCGGATCGCCGTGATCGGACTGGGCGTCATCTCCCGGTTCTACCTGGCCGCGATCGAGGCCGACCCGCGCTTCGAACTGGCCGCCGTCTGCGACCTGGACGACTTCGCGCTGACCGAGCACCGGGCGGCCGGCCGGGCGGTCTTCCGCGACCACCGGACCTTGCTGGCCGACGGACCGGCGCTGGACGGCGCGGTGGTGACGGTCCCCAACGACGCGCACGCCCCGGTCTGCCGCGACCTGCTGGCGGCGGGCGTGCCGGTCTGCGTGGAGAAGCCGCTGGCCACCGACCCGGTCGACGCCCGGGAGCTGGAACGGCTGGCGGCCGAGCGCGGCACGCTGCTCTTCACCGCCTTCCACCGCCGCTACAACGCCCCGCTGCTGGAGCTGCTGGCCGGCCTGGACCAGCCCGTCAAGCACGTGCGGGTGCGCTACTTCGAGCAGATCGAGGAGCACGTCGGCCGGGACCGCTGGTACCTGGACCCGGCCCGCTGCGGCGGCGGCTGCGTGGCCGACAACGGGCCGAACGCCTTCGACCTGGTCCGCCGCTGCCTGGGCGAGGCACCGTTGACGGTGACCCGGGCCGAGGTGGACCGGGACGCCACCGGGCTGGACCGGGAGGCGGTGATCGACCTGGTCGCCGACGGCGCCCGGCCGGTGCGGGCCCGGGTGGAGCTCGACTGGTCGTACCCGGGCGAGCGCAAGGACGTCCGGCTGACGCTGGCCGACGGCACCGTCCGGCAGGCCGACCTGCTGGCCGGTCACCCGGCCTTCAAGGAGTCGCTCTGGCACGAGTACCGGGGGATCCTGGCAGCCTTCGGCGCCGCGCTGGACGACCCGGCCCGCCACCGCGACGGCGGCGCGCACGCCCTGCAACTGGTGCACGCCGCCTACCGGCTGGCCGCCACCACCGCGACCCACACCGCGATCCGCGTCCCCCAGGAGGCCCGATGA
- a CDS encoding RNA polymerase sigma factor SigF: MPIQESQPDTGTDSGTDSGTASGTTAEPAGTGGPIDVRTLTRVLFERLAELPAEAPEREQVRAALIEVNIPLVRYAATRFRSRNEPMEDVVQVGTIGLINAIDRFDPSRGVQFPTYALPTILGEIKRYFRDNVRTMHVPRRLQELWVQVSGAMEELTVTQGRTPKVPEIAACLRIPEEDVRACLDAGRAYNAASLEAAQEHEGGLALLDRLGYEDSALTDVEHRDMVRHLLVQLPERERRIVMLRFFANLTQSQISNELGMSQMHVSRLLSRILTRLRTGNSWEE; the protein is encoded by the coding sequence GTGCCGATCCAGGAGAGCCAGCCGGACACCGGCACGGACAGCGGCACGGACAGCGGGACGGCCAGCGGGACCACCGCGGAGCCGGCCGGGACCGGCGGGCCGATCGACGTCCGCACCCTGACCAGGGTGCTGTTCGAACGGCTGGCCGAGCTGCCCGCCGAGGCGCCCGAGCGCGAGCAGGTCCGGGCCGCGCTGATCGAGGTCAACATCCCGCTGGTGCGGTACGCCGCGACCCGGTTCCGCAGCCGCAACGAGCCGATGGAGGACGTGGTCCAGGTCGGCACCATCGGCCTGATCAACGCGATCGACCGGTTCGACCCGAGCCGCGGCGTGCAGTTCCCCACCTACGCGCTGCCGACCATCCTGGGGGAGATCAAACGTTACTTCCGGGACAACGTGCGCACCATGCACGTGCCGCGCCGGCTCCAGGAGCTCTGGGTCCAGGTCAGCGGCGCGATGGAGGAACTGACGGTCACCCAGGGCCGCACCCCCAAGGTGCCGGAGATCGCCGCCTGCCTGCGGATCCCGGAGGAGGACGTGCGGGCCTGCCTGGACGCCGGCCGGGCCTACAACGCCGCCTCGCTGGAGGCAGCCCAGGAGCACGAGGGCGGCCTGGCCCTGCTCGACCGGCTCGGCTACGAGGACTCCGCGCTCACCGACGTGGAGCACCGGGACATGGTGCGCCACCTGCTGGTGCAGCTGCCGGAGCGGGAGCGCCGGATCGTGATGCTGCGGTTCTTCGCCAACCTGACGCAGTCGCAGATCTCCAACGAGCTCGGTATGTCGCAGATGCACGTCTCCCGCCTGCTCTCCAGGATCCTGACCAGGCTCAGGACCGGTAACTCCTGGGAGGAGTGA
- a CDS encoding Ig-like domain-containing protein: MTARSPRAGRPSRPRHAPRRTPRRSLVVAIALTAGLTLGWLPTVSQAQQTPESWNGDQHAVLRSGLTVDLSFAADPGVSVESGPGTLGTDAGYADGVGAGTAAETYAVAEDRPAPSGAWRTLGTLRLGFSRPVRNPRLHVSGLAAAAGGSASALRLSVTGGTPAGPALTTRSPWQGWTAADGTLGPAGADAGAHLDPAGTVELDGTFDTATLRIERRDEGGKPPALRPAFTVTMDETLGSAPDGYGNASHVISDLFLGSDAISPTPRLGLAGRGSSSAPTARLQPGIQPGRVEHTANDPAVAFPDSAAIGGYYDVTVPVSPGQGGATLAGWIDFARDGKFDASERAQVDVAPGAGSATLEWIVPPNVAAGETWARLRIARDPAQVVSPDGFADAGEVEDQLIHLAVGAAKPEITSPVAGAAVGQDRPVIQGDSGVAGATMAVQEGSVTVCQTQVGGDGTWSCRADEPLAAGSHQLAPVETTSGGVTQHGDPVKFTVSTVPPAAPQLTLPEYTNDPGLLLTGTGSPGTVVVVTEGGPESEICRTAVKADRSWSCLPVEDLVDGPHVLTATAVDAAGNPAAAKPVTLIVDTVPPAKPVLTRPGPGEELHVLRPKLAGTGEPGATVTVVTAENGALCSAVAAVDGSWVCTAQRDLAPGDQLLTPTATDRAGNGTAGDPVRVHVVVASPSASASPSASVSPSPSASPSPSPSASPSLSASPSPSASGSAGASASVGATTSASASASGSGSPSASPSGSPSASPSVAPSSSWSVSASASASPSPSSSSSTSTSTSPSASTSAAPSASASPTAPAAPPVAGDPPVPIQVPEVRAMPLAFLGTAVPPQPPVDADSVAPLAGAGRPAPPPADLPTGRHASLGGWRAAACGVFLVLAGMTLITRRVLARGPGSRRR; this comes from the coding sequence ATGACCGCGAGATCGCCCCGGGCCGGTCGCCCGAGCCGCCCCCGCCACGCCCCCCGGCGAACTCCGCGGCGCAGCCTCGTGGTCGCGATCGCACTGACCGCCGGACTGACCCTTGGCTGGCTGCCCACCGTCTCGCAGGCCCAGCAGACACCGGAGAGCTGGAACGGCGACCAGCACGCCGTGCTGCGCTCCGGCCTGACGGTGGACCTCTCCTTCGCCGCCGACCCCGGGGTGAGTGTCGAGTCCGGCCCCGGCACGCTGGGCACCGACGCCGGGTACGCGGACGGGGTCGGCGCGGGCACCGCCGCCGAGACCTACGCGGTGGCCGAGGACCGGCCCGCGCCCAGCGGAGCCTGGCGCACCCTGGGCACGCTGCGGCTCGGCTTCTCCCGGCCGGTGCGCAACCCCCGGCTGCACGTGAGCGGACTGGCCGCGGCCGCCGGCGGCTCCGCCTCGGCGCTGCGGCTCAGCGTCACCGGCGGCACCCCGGCCGGGCCCGCGCTCACCACCCGCTCGCCCTGGCAGGGTTGGACGGCGGCCGACGGCACCCTCGGCCCCGCGGGCGCGGACGCCGGCGCGCACCTCGACCCGGCCGGCACCGTCGAACTGGACGGCACCTTCGACACCGCCACCCTGCGGATCGAGCGTCGCGACGAGGGCGGCAAACCGCCGGCGCTGCGGCCCGCCTTCACCGTCACGATGGACGAGACGCTGGGCAGCGCGCCGGACGGGTACGGCAACGCCTCGCACGTGATCTCCGACCTCTTCCTGGGCAGCGACGCGATCAGCCCCACCCCGCGGCTCGGCCTGGCCGGCCGGGGCAGTTCATCGGCCCCGACCGCCCGGCTGCAGCCGGGCATCCAGCCCGGCCGGGTCGAGCACACCGCCAACGACCCGGCGGTCGCCTTCCCCGACTCCGCCGCGATCGGCGGCTACTACGACGTGACCGTGCCGGTCAGCCCCGGGCAGGGCGGCGCGACCCTGGCCGGCTGGATCGACTTCGCCCGGGACGGCAAGTTCGACGCCTCCGAGCGCGCCCAGGTGGACGTCGCGCCCGGGGCCGGCAGCGCCACGCTGGAGTGGATCGTGCCGCCGAACGTGGCGGCCGGGGAGACCTGGGCCCGGCTGCGGATCGCCCGCGACCCCGCGCAGGTGGTCTCGCCGGACGGGTTCGCCGACGCCGGCGAGGTCGAGGACCAGCTGATCCACCTCGCCGTCGGCGCCGCCAAACCGGAGATCACCAGCCCGGTGGCCGGCGCGGCGGTCGGCCAGGACCGGCCGGTGATCCAGGGCGACAGCGGGGTCGCCGGGGCCACCATGGCCGTCCAGGAAGGGTCGGTGACGGTCTGCCAGACCCAGGTGGGCGGCGACGGCACCTGGAGCTGCCGGGCCGACGAGCCGCTCGCCGCCGGGAGCCACCAGCTGGCGCCGGTCGAGACCACCAGCGGCGGGGTGACGCAGCACGGCGACCCGGTGAAGTTCACCGTGAGCACGGTGCCGCCCGCCGCACCCCAACTGACCCTGCCGGAGTACACCAACGACCCCGGGCTGCTGCTCACCGGGACCGGCTCGCCCGGGACCGTCGTGGTGGTCACCGAGGGCGGGCCGGAGAGCGAGATCTGCCGCACCGCGGTGAAGGCCGACCGCTCCTGGTCCTGCCTGCCGGTCGAGGACCTGGTGGACGGGCCGCACGTGCTCACCGCCACCGCGGTGGACGCCGCCGGCAACCCGGCGGCCGCCAAGCCGGTCACCCTGATCGTGGACACCGTGCCGCCGGCGAAACCGGTGCTCACCCGGCCCGGGCCGGGCGAGGAACTGCACGTGCTGCGGCCGAAGCTGGCCGGCACCGGCGAGCCGGGGGCCACCGTGACGGTGGTCACCGCGGAGAACGGCGCGCTCTGCTCGGCGGTCGCGGCGGTGGACGGCAGTTGGGTCTGCACCGCGCAGCGGGACCTCGCGCCGGGGGACCAGTTGCTCACCCCGACGGCGACGGACCGGGCGGGGAACGGCACGGCGGGCGACCCGGTGCGGGTGCACGTCGTGGTGGCTTCGCCGTCGGCGTCGGCCTCACCTTCGGCCTCGGTCTCGCCGTCGCCGTCGGCTTCCCCGTCGCCGTCGCCGTCGGCCTCGCCCTCCCTGTCGGCCTCCCCGTCGCCGTCGGCGAGCGGGAGTGCCGGCGCCAGCGCGTCGGTTGGTGCGACCACGAGTGCCTCGGCGAGTGCCTCCGGCTCCGGGAGCCCGAGTGCGTCGCCCTCTGGCAGCCCGAGCGCTTCCCCATCGGTTGCGCCGTCCTCGTCCTGGTCCGTGTCTGCGAGCGCCAGCGCGAGCCCAAGTCCGAGCTCCAGCTCCAGTACCAGCACCAGCACCAGCCCGAGCGCCAGCACCAGCGCCGCTCCCAGCGCCAGCGCCTCGCCCACCGCCCCGGCCGCGCCCCCCGTGGCGGGTGATCCGCCGGTGCCCATCCAGGTGCCCGAGGTGCGGGCGATGCCGCTCGCGTTCCTCGGTACCGCCGTGCCGCCCCAGCCCCCGGTCGATGCCGACTCCGTCGCCCCGCTCGCCGGGGCCGGGCGCCCGGCCCCGCCGCCGGCCGATCTCCCGACGGGGCGTCACGCCTCGTTGGGCGGCTGGCGGGCGGCGGCCTGCGGGGTGTTCCTGGTGCTGGCCGGCATGACCTTGATCACCCGCCGCGTGCTGGCGCGCGGTCCGGGTTCCCGCCGACGCTGA
- a CDS encoding tyrosine-protein phosphatase: MTEQPDQSAPTARSLGLAGAVNARDLGGYRTVDGRVLRSGVALRSDGLHRLRAADHEVLGGFGVRHVVDLRSLDEVRDAGPDLLPGLPVAELPTGAPDLTLTVRGAGPDGPTMHHLPVYAADFDVHAALRGALADPDPTTQRALLGDGRADRMMLRLYRWFVTGPAARERFAAVLRLLAEPQAPPVLFHCTAGKDRTGWTAALLLTALGVDRETVVEDYLVTNLRSAAAVERVLAAFRARGMAEPELLRPLFTADRRYLEAAFEELDAGWADFPQFWRSGLGLDGAMLAGLRENLLEEPL, translated from the coding sequence GTGACCGAGCAGCCCGACCAGTCCGCGCCGACCGCCCGCAGTCTCGGGCTGGCCGGGGCGGTGAACGCCCGCGACCTGGGCGGCTACCGGACGGTGGACGGCCGGGTGCTGCGCTCCGGCGTCGCGCTGCGCAGCGACGGGCTGCACCGGCTGCGGGCCGCCGACCACGAGGTGCTCGGCGGGTTCGGGGTGCGCCACGTGGTGGACCTGCGCTCGCTGGACGAGGTCCGCGACGCCGGGCCGGACCTGCTGCCGGGCCTGCCGGTGGCCGAGCTGCCGACCGGCGCGCCGGACCTGACGCTGACCGTGCGCGGCGCCGGCCCGGACGGGCCGACCATGCACCACCTGCCGGTCTACGCGGCCGACTTCGACGTGCACGCGGCGCTGCGCGGCGCGCTGGCCGACCCCGATCCCACGACCCAGCGGGCCCTGCTGGGCGACGGCCGGGCGGACCGGATGATGCTCCGGCTCTACCGGTGGTTCGTCACCGGCCCGGCGGCCCGGGAGCGGTTCGCCGCGGTGCTGCGGCTGCTGGCCGAGCCGCAGGCCCCGCCGGTGCTCTTCCACTGCACGGCCGGCAAGGACCGCACCGGCTGGACGGCCGCGCTGCTGCTGACCGCGCTCGGGGTGGACCGGGAGACGGTGGTCGAGGACTACCTGGTGACCAACCTGCGCTCCGCGGCGGCGGTGGAGCGGGTGCTGGCGGCCTTCCGGGCGCGGGGGATGGCCGAGCCGGAGCTGCTGCGGCCGCTGTTCACCGCCGACCGCCGCTACCTGGAGGCCGCCTTCGAGGAGCTGGACGCCGGCTGGGCCGACTTCCCGCAGTTCTGGCGGTCCGGCCTGGGCCTGGACGGGGCCATGCTGGCCGGACTGCGCGAGAACCTGCTGGAGGAGCCGCTCTGA